TGTACTACACTATTTGCCGATATTGTGGGGCttttaggttttttgttgtagatttgttttcatgtttggtgtgtgtttgcgtgtgtatgTGATAATGCTATTAATTACTGTACTaggtatagtaactttatttacactgattaATATACTTAGTATGTTTTGCTAGACAAGCCATAAAGTAGGcttatgtggattgatttatacttttattattgaatacataacattccaatacattttttttttattgttatgtatcgctttggttgttgttattttttaaatatacatgtatgtcaaacatggtgctgtttaaatagtttaattttatttttgaaaatggcgttttcgcgtgctttaaactcttaaaaatgaaaataccagaaaattctgtgaaaatatttccattaggttggtcgtCCTGTCTATACCAACTAGTATGGATTATACCCTCGTCGGATTATCTCTCTCGTTCGAACGGATCCGATTTATCAAGATCTTTATTTCCGCACAGCACTACACCAGTGATGTGTTCAGGAGGCCTAGCACTCGCAAACAATAATTGACTGGTACCACcatcttctatcatatcacatgtATCTGACGTTAGGCATAAAAACCATGCTAGCGAACGACCGATATTACTCGAACCTCCTGAACGTACCCCAGGACCCTGTAGGTAGAAGACCACTGTTATTTGTCTTCAGCCGAGATTTATGTATGGCAGCCCCAGGACCCTGTAGGTAGAAGACCACGTTATTTGTCTTCAGCCGAGATTTATGTATGCCAGCCCCAGGACCCTGTAGGTAGAAGACCACTGTTATTTGTCTTCAGCCGAGATTTATGTATGGCAGCCCCAGGACCCTGTAGGTAGAAGACCACGTTATTTGTCTTCAGCCGAGATTTATGTATGCCAGCCCCAGGACCCTGTAGGTAGAAGACCACTGTTATTTGTCTTCAGCCGAGATTTATGTATGCCAGCCCCAGGACCCTGTAGGTAGAAGACCACTGTTATTtgtcttcagctgagatttatgtaTGCCAGCCCCAGGACCCTGTAGGTAGAAGACCACTGTTATTtctcttcagctgagatttatgtaTGCCAGCCCCAGGACCCTGTAGGTAGAAGACCACTGTTATTtctcttcagctgagatttatgtaTGCCAGCCCCAGGAATCCTAAATTCCCACctatagtttaaaaataaagaaagatatagATCTCAAAGAAATTACAAATAGGGTCATTATTATTAAGAGGACTCATTTTAAATAGTGTTAGTTAAATCTGTGTGTTACTTCCAGCATAATATGCCCAAACTGCACGATTTTGCGTGCTTTTTTGACAATGTTTACACCAATACAAACCACACACAAGCAAGCGTGAGTTTGTGGATATCacgcatatatttatggaaactgcTCATCAAACCTTATACAAATCCTCATTttaataaaggtttagctatttAAATGTTTCACAAAATTACCTTGcttgaaaattacccaaactGATCGCGCCTCACCTTTGTCATAAGAAAAACCCGGTGCATGAATACCAAGCATCATTACAGCTAAACCGATTGGACTCTCGTGAAAAACCAAATGTCATCTTTAAAATTAACTATTTGGCTATTATTAAGCTCAAGGATTTACTTCATGTTCGAAATAATTAACCTTGAATCCAGGACCTGTGCAAAAACAAGCGGAGCCACCTGCAGGTCGAGTAATCGTATTGCGGCAGCACGTCACATCCGGTTAGTGGGAGAAAAATCCTTTCGTAAAGATGTCATCtccataaaattaaaataatcgGGATTTTTTTTATCGATTCCAGTAATCTCccttttctatttttaaataagTATATTGATGTAGGAAATTTGGATAAGTGTCATTCCAACCACGAACACTTATTTTCATAATAATACTTCTTTAATTCACGAGGACAAACACGAACACGTAGATCGGagtttaaacttttagatcctCCTTTAAAAGtttatgtcataattaccaccccccccccccccccccctacacacagACAATTTTAAATAGTCACATCCTGTCTTCtttatcttatttatttttggtttgtcCTTCTAGAATGctcacaattaaaaaaaagaaaatattcgGCTAAGCCGTtaattctttgttttatttaggcCTGTTAAACATTTTGTCTAGGCTTTTTGCACCAAGTGTTATTACAAATTATTCATAACCCTCCGATATTTggatgtgatattttaaaacataaagtgtCAATTGGTGGGATTCGAACTTACTGCACCAATTAGCATGGCAGCCTACGACCTTATCCACTCGGCCAACCAGGTCCTTGAAATTGAAAGTCTAATTACCCGTAGTTAAGAACTACGTTAAAGCAATTCCTTCCTGCCTTCCAATGTAGTTATTGTGGTTTCATTTTATGTACAGGGTGGGTGCTTCTTCTGCTCGATTACTTTAGTACCCGATGGCACCATAAACCCcattacaattaattaattactctgTAGTAATATTTActacgattaattaatcattcccTTGTGTGGATCTCTCAGCAGGTCGTGTGGTTCAAACCCCGCTAATACAATATACACTtggtattttcattattattgttttcggTTTGACAATTAATCAACCAATATACGTAATGATCCAAATGCTCTATTTactcataaaatatttatacacatgTTCACACTTCGCTATTTTCGTTGAactgaatatatttattaaagaagaagaaacaaagaataaGCTACAAAAATAGCTTGTGAATATGACATGTACATAGTTGAATGACCACAGTTGAATAACTTGTAGTTCTGTAAACATGGCCATAAAAGAGACTTACTGTTTGAATAGGTGGTCACGGAATGGTAACATTTATTCTCACCGCTAAACATTATAATCACTTGCCAACAGCGTCAAAAATGTGTGCGAAAAAACCCCCAACGCGGCCATTTTTTAAGATGGCGTATGTTCCAGAATCAAACAATAACTCAGTGGCTATACCAGCTAGGAATGTGGTTTTGGTTTCAAACCCTATATTGTGGGGTTTACggaacatgaaaataatattataaagatgATTTGATGAACATGTAACACCAATTTTTAACAAATAGACAaataatgcattattttctttgTAAAAATTACGAAACTTGGGCCTTCCTTCTACACGtagaccgtgggcccactataaccccccctgcccccctatgtatatctgtatacaGTATTTTTAGCATGagtgacacccaacagccgatgtgtatatctgtatatattactattagCAGGAGTGACACCCGACAGCCGATATGTACATCTGTATATAGTATTGTTAGTATGagtgacacccaacagccgatctGTATATAGTATTGTTAACATGAGTGACACCCAAGAGCTGATGTGTATATCTGAGTGACaaccaacagccgatgtgtatATCTGTATACAGTATTGTTAGTATGagtgacacccaacagccgatgccGATACAGTATTGTTAGTATGagtgacacccaacagccgatgtgtatATCTGTATACAGTATTGTTAACATGagtgacacccaacagccgatgtatatatctgtatatattactattagCAGGAGTGACACCCGACAGCCGATATGTACATCTGTATATAGTATTGTTAACATGAGTGACACCCAAGAGCCGATGTGTATATCTGAGTGACaaccaacagccgatgtgtatATCTGTATACAGTATTGTTAGTATGagtgacacccaacagccgatgtgtatatctgtatatagtATTGTTAACATGAGTGACaaccaacagccgatgtgtatATCTGTATACAGTATTGTTAGTATGagtgacacccaacagccgatgtgtatATCTGTATACAGTATTTGTTACATGagtgacacccaacagccgatgtgtatATCTGTATACAGTATTGTTAACACGagtgacacccaacagccgatgtgtatATCTGTATACAGTATTGTTAACACGagtgacacccaacagccgatgtgtatATCTGTATACAGTATTGTTAACATGagtgacacccaacagccgatgtgtatATCTGTATACAGTATTGTTAACACGagtgacacccaacagccgatgtgtatatatgtatacagtattGTTAACATGagtgacacccaacagccgatgtgtatATCTGTATACAGTATTGTTAACATAAGTGAAACATTCAGTCGTTGTTAGCATGATATCAGTATGTCGAGAATAGTTATAAATTTAGTGGTTTAGAATACAATTAATTGACCCGGAATCATGTTTTTCATATTCCCCACTATCAAAACCATGTTTTGATACACAAATCACCTTACTAAGTAAAATGTTGCCAGAGATATGGTTGTCGTTAATATGATGGCAGCCAAATATCTGTGTCCCGAGTTAGTGTGAAATTTGTGTTCTGCTCCTGACCGTCGGGGTCTGATCTGTGTAACCACTAGGTCGACCTGACCATCTGGTCTGATCTGTGTAACCACTAGGTCGACCTGACCGTCGGGGTCTGATCTGTGTAACCACTAGGTCGACCTGACCGTCTGGTCTGATCTGTGTAACCACTAGGTCGACCTGACCGTCGGGTCTGATCTGTGGAACCATTAGGTCGACCTGACCGTCGGGGTCTGATCTGTGTAACCACTAGGTCGACCTGACCGTCGGGGTCTGATCTGTGTAACCACTAGGTCGACCTGACTTTCGGGGTCTGATTTCTGTGTAACCACTAGGTCGACCTGACCGTCGGGTCTGATCTGTGTAACCACTAGGTCGACCTGACCGTCGGGGTCTGATCTGTGTAACCACTAGGTCGACCTGACCTCGCCTTTAACCTGCGATTATACTGATCAGATCCCAACGATAAGAGTGAGAAAACAACATTACACTCATTTCACAGGGGAAATCGCATGACGTGTACAATTTGCACATGGGAAATGGCAGACGCGCTCTGGTCACCTTTGACAAATAAATAGCATCGTCGAGTTTAAATGCTGATTGCAAACTACAAATGGCATGTCCAATCTTATCAGTACGTAATAATtagcattattatattttaatgcatTCCTTTCTAAGGCCTTTGAAAAGATCTAAAATAtgcattacatttaaaatagtaACATGCATAATCGTTCATCCTCCAAATACACATTCTCTTgttaatgtttatacatgtgtatgtttagTAGAGATGCGGTATACGCAATATACATTTTGAACAATATGCGTACCGGTATATTGCgcttatatattttgtacatgtcTTAGTCACAcgtattatattttcaaacaaaaaataccagtttaagaaaagaaacaatagcATCACCTGATTGACTGgtgtatgtattatttattaagttatACAAAACGTACATGGAATTAGAGCactaaataaattgtaataattgaGAATTGGTCTTCGCAGTATATCTTGGTACGTATCACAATTCAGATTCCTGTTTCGGAATATATTGCAATACGAACATTTTGGCAATCCCCATCTGACACTGCTGTTTAGTATAATTGTGTAGAATGGCATgaatcatcttcataaatcaaggctaatattcgttcctcgtattcagccttgatacatatagtcaagattactgatatccactactagcgcactctattggaagaacatttgtaacaccgattatgtcccttacacgatgacatcgctgaccaatcacagcatcggtaacatgtgacaatcttgaaagcaatatcaaaaattaaccgccgaaacttttttttttaacatatcgtgacaaacacgacacgtttccacggacgctgacgctgccatctttgtttacaataacaagggaatctataaggagcgttgcgattcgttgcaatcagatcttatcgcatccaatgaaatttaagcattttgtggcacgatttcttgacgacatgtatcaaggctgaatacgaggaacgaatattagccttgatttatgaagatgggcaTGCATATGAGCCACACGTCATAGCTCAAATAAACAATTTCTACTAATGCCGTAATTTCTTATCGCTTCAATCCCCTTTGTTTTCGGCACATTGCATACAGAAAACATTGTGCTGATTTGTTGCAATGTGCTTTTAACACGCTCAATTCGATATGGTCTGCATTAATTTTTCACAAAGAACAGTGACGTAGCGAGGGGATGGGggttgtagtggtggtggtggtggtgtgggcaTGGGGGCCATGCTTCCaaatcaaacttttaaaaaaccaaacaggtattaaaatgtataaaatcatacctacctacatacatacatatatagtgtcggttgacgcccccccccccctccaatatgggttccccccaatataaaatccgaaaaaagacaaaagacaccattaataaatgaatagatTGGTTTGAAATTACTTTTATATAATTTCTAAAAGCGTCATACCTACAGTCTTATGGGAAATACTAATCTCGATTTTGATTAATTGTTTATACAGATGTTTTGTTATGATTAATAGTTGTGACAGTTGCTAAGCAGATGAAGTTGCATTGCCTTTGGTTTCCATAACTTAGTGTATaatttatttgtgggtttttgttttcgtaaatacaaataaagagTTCACAAACGTTGGAATCTAACCCGTGGATTGGGCGCTTTGGGAATCATTATCTAATCAGAAACGGTTGACGTTTTATTCAATAATTATCGGTACAACACTCATAGCTGGTTGGATGCTTGGATCAAAATAAAACCAGGAAGCATCACGTGTAAATATGGATTATTAGTGTGAACTTTGGCCAAACTGACAACACACTACAACACATGCAGTACTCACGAGTTTAATCAACAAACGGAGTTTATGAAGAAATTCAGAATAATCACAATTTTTGCAAAATATTGAATGAAACCGTGTCAATTTGGATTGTGTCAGAGTGTAAACCATTTATTAACATCTTTCTAAATTCCGCCGGGCTTCTATTTAGTGCTTATATTTCCAGCTTCAAGCCTGCTCCAGTCACTTGATGGTGACCACGCAAGAACGGGTGGTTTTCGAGATGCATTTGTTAACAGTGTTAGCGGCGTCAGTGTTGTGGCTCACTAGCGTGTGCTGTGCTATGTCTGATGGCGGGTATCGACGACTTCCACATTCCTCGTTGACGGCGTGTTCAGCCGCCTGCAGACACGATCATCGATGTGAATCGTTCACCTTCAACCTGCGCAACCTTCAGTGTCACCTGAATGACATCCAGTCAGCGCAAAACGAGGAGGCCATTTCTCTAGGAACAATTTCCCGCAACAAAAATAACAAGGTGGGATATTTATTTTAGCTAATATTATAGCACATACATATCCTGTtggtaaagttaaaagttagtttgtttggtttaacgacacaacaatAGTGCATTGCTTTGATTGGTTGATTCGCCTATTGAATATGATATAATGCAATATATAGCAGTCCATAATGTCCCAGGTATGTTGTTAGTTGATTTTGTAAAAGCTTTTAATTCTGTTTCTTGGGAGTTCATTCAACAAGCACTAGAATGGCAATTAAAAACTAGATTCAAACATTTTATCAAAACGTAGAGgcaagaataataaaaagattgtTTTCTGAAAGTTTTAAATTCGAACGAGGCTGTAAGCAAGATGACCCTCTTTCCTCGTACACTTgtataatggatggatggcaCGACTTTTATTTTAGATGGATCTCTCAAGTCCCTCGAGTGTACTTTAAAACTATTAGACATGTATGTCATTTTCTCTGGTCTGAACACAAATTACGCAAAATCAAAAGACATTTAGATTGGTATTTAAAAGTTTTCGAATGACATTTTTCGTCATATAAGATGGAAGCTAGAATGCAGTTTAGAACAATTTACTCTCTTGggtgtaaattttaaaattaatattggtaaaattattattttaaattataaatataaaataccgTTGAAGAAAAATGAATAAACAATGATCAACGAGGAAGTTAACAGTATCAAATAGAATTATTGTATTGAAAGTCTTAATAATTCTTTAAATTACTAAATCATATTATTTCCATACCAAAACCGcatgaaaaattaattagtcTTAAGTGCTTTACACACTGTACGCGAGCGATTGTTGGCGCGAATTTCACGTTGACGCTAGCGACAAGTACATGCACATTGCTCGCGAAAACCCCCAAAAAGTTCGTGCGAATTTTCAGTTGTCAGTGTAAAATGGCGTCTGTGACAGTCGAAGTTTACCACGAGGATGATGATGAGGAAATGTTGCTATTGACATTATTGTTACGCCGTAGGAAATTCCACGCCACACATTGTCTTTCAGTTTTGCATCTTTGTAGTTGCAGCTGCTTTTATCATAAAGCACTGGATGTTATTGGATGGCTATTATCAgttcttcctttttcttttctttggttgACAGTGCCATTTTTTTAAACCACGTGCTTCTTGACCGGGAACAGGAAATGACGTTGCAGGCGAATTATCAACGCGTACGAAAACAAATAGGATtgattctattttttaaattcgctCGCCTAAGTATTCGCTCGCTCTTCATTCGTACGCGTGCAGTGTGCATTCACAGTATAGTTTGTGTTTGTTCTATATTTTTCACTCGCTCGCCTGTCTAATTCGCTCGTGAATTCGCGTATAGTGTGTAAAGGCCTTTACAGTGGCAGTAAACTCAGTCTTTTTACAGCCGCTGATTGGAGATTTTAGGCAACGAAAAATATGTTCGACGTTTTATGGTCGGTCTGTTGTTTGTAGAAgattaaaatgcatttaatacGAAACCAAAATTTTTACATACTCTGAAACTAGAGCGTGCGACTTAGAAATAGCCTATCtctaccattcgtggtgcattTGAAATGACTCGTGGCACATGTAAAGTTTTCTGGAcatgatgtatgtgtgtgacggcagcgggtttcctcttagtgATGCAGTAACCTTCTATTAATTTCCAAATAGCTGAATATCGGCATCTGAAGGTAGGCCTAATAGCGGCTTGAGGGGtggtattgggggggggggggagtcagccatatattattttgattttggagtAGGGGgcaatgcattatcttcagacgCCTTcaagtagtttaaaatgtgctgtgtaCTTTCCGTATCCACAATTCCAGGTGACCGACCCGTGCACTGCGTTCTCCTGCCCGTGTAACATGTCCACGTGCTCAGTCTGTCGCCACTGTGACGTGAACCCGCGGACCGGGACGCCATTGTGTGTTGTTGGTGAGTAGActgttacatttcatttattgCTTAGCCTTGGGAACTTTATGGTGTGTTCTGTGTTGTCCTAATTCGTGTCGACGGACGCTCAATACGGTGGCATGGGCTGCTTGAAGAAATGGTCGCTAGACTGGTGCTTCACTTTAGACTGAATGACTACATCGGGAACCAGTCATAGTTCGAGAACGTTAACATACCTCGCTGTCACTGAACGCGCAATTGAAGTGAATATTGGGCTGTCACTTAGAAGGGGAAGTTATACAAGTGACATACGTGTGTAGATAAAGTGGGCGGTCACTTAGAAGGGGGAGTTCTACAAGTGACATACGTGAGT
Above is a genomic segment from Gigantopelta aegis isolate Gae_Host chromosome 7, Gae_host_genome, whole genome shotgun sequence containing:
- the LOC121378000 gene encoding uncharacterized protein LOC121378000, encoding MVTTQERVVFEMHLLTVLAASVLWLTSVCCAMSDGGYRRLPHSSLTACSAACRHDHRCESFTFNLRNLQCHLNDIQSAQNEEAISLGTISRNKNNKVTDPCTAFSCPCNMSTCSVCRHCDVNPRTGTPLCVVDISACLESPFVKNGVVHGGGNCLVGVMRNYTCNPGYVSLFSGQITCSEDGTWSAGVCVKGSVTILTNADSSPSNSLPHKRIVFPPSRMKGILLPI